GACCGCAAGGGCAGGCTGGCCGGCAACATGATGGCCCTGCGCGACGCCGCCCTGGGCAAGGTCGATCCGCGCCGCGTCATCGACATCGGCTAGAGGCGGCGTCAGGGGCGGGCGCTCTGGCGCCTCCCCGAGATCCGTCATCCCCGGCTGCGTGAGCGCGCCGGGGATCCTTACGCACCAGCGCTTCCGGCCCAACTTCGGCGTTTATGGATGGCCGGGACCTGCCGGCCCGGCCATGACGAGTCGAGGGCGGGTTGAAATGCGATCCTCCGGCCTTCGCGGGAGGACAAGGGCTCCTACCCGGCCGCGCCCTGCGTCGCCGGGGCGGCGTCCGGCGCCTTCGACCGCCGCGCCTGGCGCAGGGCCGCCGCGGCGATGGCGCCGCCGATCCTGACGCGCAGGCCGAAATAGCGCGGCGACAGCAAGGTCTCCGGCTTCAGGTTCAGCGCGTCGCCGATCAGGTGCGGAAGCAGGTGGTCGGCCTTGGCGCGGTCGGCGCTCAGATAGCGGCGCCAGATCCGCAGGCGCACATAGGGCTCGACCAGCCGGGCCGGAAAGCCCTCGGAACCCGGCTCCATGGCGGCGATTTCCGACATCGCCGCGCTCCGCTCCTGGGTTTCCAGATGCTTGAGCGAAATCGCCCCCTCGTGCCGACGATAGATCAGGACTTCCTCGTCCGGATTGTCGATCCCGCCCAGCTTAGAGAGCCGGATGAAGAGGTCGTAGTCCTCGGCGTGCGGGAAGTCCGAGCGATAGCCGCCCACGGCGATCAGCGCCTCGCGCCGCGCCGTGATCAGCGGGTGCATGGAGACCGCGATCTTCGGGGGGAAACAGGAAAGGTCGGTCCGCCGATGACGGCCGCCGGTGGTGCGGCTGACATCCTTGCCGTCGGAGCTGACCGACCGCGCGACCCCGCCCACCAGCACGCAGCCCGGATGGCTGTCCAGATAGTCCGCCTGGAACTGGAAGCGATGGGGCAGGGCGATGTCGTCGGCGTCCATTCGCGCCACGTACTCGCCACGGCAGGCTTTCAGCCCGGTGTTCAGCGCCGCGACGATGCCGCCGTTCTCCTGGCGGATGACCTTGATGCGAGGGTCGGTGGCCGCCAGGCGGGCGAGGATGTCGGGCGTGGAGTCGCGGCTGCCGTCGTCGACCACCACCAGTTCGAAGTCCCGGAAGGTCTGGGCGAGGATCGAGCCGATCGCCTCTTCCAGGAACGCCTCGCCGTTATACACCGGCAGGAGGCAGGATATCCGCGGCTGCTGCATTGCTGAGCTCTCAGTTCGCGCGCGTTTCGGCCGCCTGGGCCCTGGCCCAATCGAGCGCCGCGGTCATGGAATCGCAGCGTTGTGTCAGAGTCGAGGCGCTGGTCCAGCAGGACATGAACCGGCTGATCTTTCCGTAGCTGTTGTCGAGCACCGCATGGGGAATGCCCAGCAACAGCGAAATGATATGCGTGTGGAGGCGGTCGGTCACTACCGCGCGCCCGGTGGCCAGCAG
This is a stretch of genomic DNA from Phenylobacterium koreense. It encodes these proteins:
- a CDS encoding glycosyltransferase family 2 protein, producing MQQPRISCLLPVYNGEAFLEEAIGSILAQTFRDFELVVVDDGSRDSTPDILARLAATDPRIKVIRQENGGIVAALNTGLKACRGEYVARMDADDIALPHRFQFQADYLDSHPGCVLVGGVARSVSSDGKDVSRTTGGRHRRTDLSCFPPKIAVSMHPLITARREALIAVGGYRSDFPHAEDYDLFIRLSKLGGIDNPDEEVLIYRRHEGAISLKHLETQERSAAMSEIAAMEPGSEGFPARLVEPYVRLRIWRRYLSADRAKADHLLPHLIGDALNLKPETLLSPRYFGLRVRIGGAIAAAALRQARRSKAPDAAPATQGAAG